CCTCCTGCCCGGCAATGTACTTCAACAGGGCCGGCACGCATGACTCACTGACACTGAAAGCTGCGTACCCCTCCTGCCAAGCGAACTGCCGCCGTTCTGGCCATTCTTCGTGAACCCACCCGGTCGAGTTGGACTTCAGCTTTTCCACTACTTTCGCAACGGAATGTACAGCGCGGAGCTTGACCAACCCGTGTACGTGATCCGCGGGACCATTGAGGGCCAGCGGGATTGCGCCGAGGTGATTGAGTATGCCCCCCAGATAAGGATAGAGTTTTGAACGCAATTCAACATCGACCAGGGGAAGGCGGTCTTTGGTGCTGAAAATCATGTGAACGAGAAGATTGGTGAAGGTGTGTCCCATGAGGTAGTCTCCATTCCCGCAGATCGGGACCGGGGGAAGGTGAAGGGGGGTATGGAGAGGATACACCGGAGAGATGGAATGAGCAGGGAATTATTTTGCGTGCGATGGAGGATTCTGTCGCCCCACCGGGGCTTTTACATTTTTTCTAATCGCTACCCCGCCCTCGCCCCGCAAAAAGAAAAGGCGCGG
The DNA window shown above is from Terriglobia bacterium and carries:
- the tnpA gene encoding IS200/IS605 family transposase; translation: MGHTFTNLLVHMIFSTKDRLPLVDVELRSKLYPYLGGILNHLGAIPLALNGPADHVHGLVKLRAVHSVAKVVEKLKSNSTGWVHEEWPERRQFAWQEGYAAFSVSESCVPALLKYIAGQE